From one Callithrix jacchus isolate 240 chromosome 2, calJac240_pri, whole genome shotgun sequence genomic stretch:
- the LOC144579995 gene encoding uncharacterized protein LOC144579995, producing the protein MFASDRMAFFVCVLKTCSALREDFEGNVGGYEAGARGRATYPVLAGAKAHEVRVSQGKSLEGPVHSKPRKGPNLACSFVPGHKGPWVREQSSKMMDTAGHPGFLLHSRSLLPVSTVVTSRGPPCHPTPPLTTWPNRLNS; encoded by the exons ATGTTCGCTTCAGACAGgatggctttttttgtgtgtgttttaaaaacatgttctGCCCTCCGCGAAGACTTCGAGGGCAACGTGGGCGGCTATGAGGCTGGTGCCCGCGGGCGGGCTACTTATCCAGTCCTGGCGGGGGCGAAGGCCCATGAAGTCAGAGTCTCGCAGGGGAAGTCCCTGGAAGGGCCGGTGCATTCGAAGCCCAGAAAAGGCCCGAACCTGGCTTGCAGCTTTGTTCCTGGTCACAAGGGACCCTGGGTGCGGGAGCAG TCTTCAAAAATGATGGACACCGCTGGCCATCCTGGCTTCCTCCTGCACAGTCGGTCACTCCTGCCCGTGTCCACAGTAGTGACCTCCCGGGGACCCCCTTGCCACCCCACACCACCGCTCACCACGTGGCCAAACAG gcTGAATTCCTAG